Proteins from a single region of Macrotis lagotis isolate mMagLag1 chromosome 2, bilby.v1.9.chrom.fasta, whole genome shotgun sequence:
- the MED11 gene encoding mediator of RNA polymerase II transcription subunit 11, whose amino-acid sequence MATYSLANERLRALEDIEREIGTILQSAGNVILELSKEKANERLLDRQAAAFTSSVQHVEAELSAQIRYLTQVATGQPHEGSSYSSRKDCQMALKRVDYARLKLSELARTCEQVLET is encoded by the exons ATGGCGACTTATAGCTTGGCGAACGAACGGCTGCGGGCCTTGGAGGACATCGAACGGGAGATAGGAACCATCCTGCAGAGCGCCG GGAATGTGATCTTGGAGCTGTCCAAGGAGAAGGCCAACGAACGGCTGCTGGACCGGCAGGCGGCAGCCTTCACCTCTTCCGTGCAGCACGTGGAGGCGGAACTGTCAGCCCAGATCCGATACCTGACCCAGGTAG CAACTGGCCAGCCTCATGAAGGATCCAGCTACTCATCACGAAAGGACTGCCAGATGGCTCTAAAACGAGTAGATTATGCACGATTGAAACTAAGTGAACTGGCACGAACCTGTGAACAGGTGCTGGAGACTTAA
- the ARRB2 gene encoding beta-arrestin-2, translating into MGEKAGTRVFKKSSPNCKLTVYLGKRDFVDHLDRVDPVDGVVLVDPDYLKDRKVYVTLTCAFRYGREDLDVLGLSFRKDLFAATYQAFPPVPDPPQPTTRLQERLLRKLGQHAHPFSFTIPQNLPCSVTLQPGPEDTGKACGVDFEIRAFCAKTLEEKIHKRNSVRLVIRKVQFAPETPGPQPTAETARHFLMSDRSLHLEASLDKELYYHGEPLSVNVHVTNNSTKTVKKIKVSVRQYADICLFSTAQYKCPVALIEQDDQVSPSSTFCKVYNITPLLSENREKRGLALDGKLKHEDTNLASSTIVKEGANKEVLGILVSYRVKVKLVVSRGGDVSVELPFVLMHPKPHDHSTHSKPQSAAPEINDPVDTNLIEFETNYGTDDDIVFEDFARLRLKGMKDEDYDNQFC; encoded by the exons ATGGGGGAGAAAGCGGGGACCAG GGTCTTCAAGAAGTCAAGTCCTAACTGCAAG CTAACAGTGTACTTGGGCAAGAGGGACTTTGTGGATCACCTAGATCGAGTGGATCCTGTGG ATGGAGTGGTGCTAGTGGACCCAGACTATCTGAAGGACAGAAAAG TATATGTGACATTGACTTGTGCCTTCCGATATGGTCGTGAGGACCTGGATGTTTTGGGCCTGTCATTCCGAAAGGATCTGTTTGCTGCCACATACCAAGCTTTTCCCCCCGTCCCTGACCCACCCCAACCCACCACTCGCCTTCAGGAACGACTGCTGAGGAAGCTGGGCCAGCATGCTCACCCTTTCTCCTTCACA ATTCCACAGAACCTGCCCTGTTCAGTCACACTGCAACCTGGACCTGAGGACACAGGAAAG GCTTGTGGCGTAGACTTTGAGATTCGAGCTTTCTGTGCCAAAACATTGGAAGAGAAAATCCACAAGAG GAATTCTGTGAGGTTGGTGATTAGGAAGGTACAGTTTGCCCCAGAGACACCGGGTCCCCAGCCCACTGCCGAAACTGCTCGACACTTTCTCATGTCTGACCGATCCCTGCACCTTGAGGCCTCACTGGACAAAGAg CTATATTACCATGGAGAGCCACTTAGTGTTAATGTCCATGTCACCAACAACTCCACCAAGACTGTCAAGAAGATCAAAGTTTCTG TGAGACAATATGCTGATATCTGCCTCTTCAGCACTGCCCAATATAAATGTCCAGTGGCTCTGATAGAACAAGA TGACCAGGTGTCTCCCAGTTCCACATTCTGTAAGGTGTATAATATAACCCCACTGCTCAGTGAAAATAGGGAGAAACGAGGACTTGCCTTGGATGGGAAGCTCAAACATGAAGATACCAATCTGGCCTCCAGTACTAT AGTGAAGGAAGGCGCAAACAAGGAGGTACTAGGCATCCTTGTGTCCTATAGGGTCAAAGTGAAGCTGGTTGTGTCTCGGGGAGG GGATGTTTCAGTGGAGCTCCCTTTTGTTCTTATGCACCCCAAGCCTCATGACCACTCCACCCACTCCAAACCTCAATCAG ctgcCCCTGAGATAAATGATCCAGTGGACACCAATCTCATCGAATTTGAGACCAA CTATGGCACAGATGATGACATTGTGTTTGAGGACTTCGCCAGGCTTCGGCTCAAAGGGATGAAGGATGAAGATTATGATAACCAATTCTGCTAG